The proteins below come from a single Elgaria multicarinata webbii isolate HBS135686 ecotype San Diego chromosome 11, rElgMul1.1.pri, whole genome shotgun sequence genomic window:
- the LOC134406522 gene encoding gasdermin-C-like — MFKSLAKQLVQELDSDRKLIPVRSLAHSHSFQPLSLVTEEQFRLPWRTRRYSPTAFKLADVLQEGAMMEIELKHSDPILFTINSYHKSGARLTLKIKYAEVDIGGLGCGCLSASPVYVRKTYVDTRELGKTELSLNSIQRITPKLQLYVVTEVFEIMKSLLVDETVQIGGKGEVSAMEILKIQALNVRVKKKSMLIPQGTVIAYGVEKLQAQEEDPGALKRTLFPSLTYDAFQDELGSSLTAVQHVKDAVKEAYEPLMYLSQALKRHLLESFVIVLQDRDVASTVQSVLELSMAGESIDHSMLESLDEELCSSVEMLLSRLGIFQDTEREENRVLWGPMHFLCSSLDDLDYEMLPLLETIVEKKDMGKQLEMMNGVLEWILSGDEGGNFTIPSDSLMDEADLTTELLQNCGLDLEAGKDSITCRWNKEACSELAALYSSLYALAILSG, encoded by the exons atgtttaAGAGTCTTGCCAAGCAGCTTGTACAAGAGCTGGACTCAGACAGGAAGCTGATTCCTGTGAGGAGCCTGGCGCACAGCCATAGCTTCCAGCCCCTCTCTCTGGTGACAGAAGAGCAATTCAGGTTGCCTTGGCGTACCCGGAGGTATTCTCCAACCGCCTTCAAGCTGGCAGATGTACTCCAGGAAGGAGCAATGATGGAAATAG AGCTGAAACACTCGGATCCAATCCTGTTTACCATAAATAGTTACCACAAATCTGGAGCTCGACTAACCCTTAAAATAAAGTATGCAGAAGTGGACATAGGTGGTTTGGGCTGTGGCTGCTTGTCTGCCTCTCCAGTATACGTGAGGAAAACCTACGTGGACACCAGAGAGCTGGG GAAAACTGAGCTGTCCCTCAACAGTATTCAGCGAATCACCCCTAAACTGCAATTGTATGTTGTGACGGAAGTTTTTGAGATAATGAAATCACTTCTGGTTGACGAGACTGTCCAAATAGGAGGCAAGGGAGAGGTTTCTGCCATGGAGATACTTAAGATACAG GCCCTGAACGTGAGAGTGAAAAAGAAGTCCATGCTAATTCCCCAAGGCACAGTGATAGCTTATGGTGTTGAGAAGCTACAGGCCCAAGAGGAAGACCCGGGTGC GTTAAAAAGGACGTTGTTTCCTTCGCTCACTTACGATG CATTCCAGGATGAGCTGGGTTCCTCACTCACAG CTGTCCAGCACGTGAAAGATGCAGTTAAAGAGGCATATGAGCCACTGATGTACCTGAGCCAGGCCTTGAAGAGGCATCTTCTGGAATCCTTTGTTATTGTCCTGCAGGACAGAGATGTTGCCTCCACTGTTCAGTCGGTG CTCGAGCTTTCCATGGCAGGGGAAAGTATTGATCACTCCATGCTGGAGTCGTTGGATGAGGAACTCTGTTCTTCAGTGGAAATGCTACTGTCCCGCTTAGGGATTTTCCAAGACACTGAGAGAGAAGAAAATAGAGTTCTCTGGGGACCAATGCACTTCCTTTGCTCTTCTTTAGATG ACTTGGACTATGAGATGCTGCCCCTGTTGGAGACAATCGTGGAGAAAAAAGATATGGGCAAACAATTAGAGATG ATGAATGGTGTTTTGGAGTGGATTCTTTCTGGAGATGAAGGTGGCAATTTTACTATTCCATCTGATTCCTTAATGGATGAAGCTGATCTAACCACTGAGCTGCTGCAAAATTGTGGGCTGGATTTagaagctgggaaagactccaTCACCTGCCGGTGGAACAAGGAAGCATGTTCAGAACTGGCTGCTCTGTATTCCAGCTTGTATGCCCTAGCGATTCTAAGTGGATAA